The Penaeus chinensis breed Huanghai No. 1 chromosome 34, ASM1920278v2, whole genome shotgun sequence DNA window AGCAGAAcggtgatacattttttttttcattcaccttGACAGCCAGTattatgtttcatttattataataattatgaagagttGATggtgtgataatggtgatgatgatattggataACAATTGTTCAACATTGGTAACTAAATCTggagcaacagcagcaataacaaaaagggcattatatatataaatatatatatatatatatatgtatatatatatatatatatatatatatatacgtatatatatacatatatatgtatatatatattcatatatatatacgtgcttatatatatgtatatatatacatatatatatatatatatatatatatatatatatgtatatacccacacgtatatatatatatatatatatatatatatatatatatatatatatatatatatataaatacttacacacacacacgcacacacacacacacacttgggcatacatacatacataaataaacaaccaaaataatgataataatgataacagtatcaatttCCGTAGCCCTTACAACTGGATAAAAAGATAAACCTCATTTCATTTGAAGTATAGAAAACCTTTTTTTCAGACACCATTTTCAGTCGCAAAACACAAATGATTAATGCCTGCGGTCATTAAAACGCCATTACCTTAAATTGTTACTGATCTCTAAATCAACACGTCTTTTCAGCGCGCCTTTACGGATTAGGGGAAcggcccccttcctctccccttctccctttttcccgtcccctccttctcttcctctctccctttttctcattctgtctctccctctttattatactatatatatttttattataaccctcattatcattattatcattgttactatcatcattataagtgtttatttttattattttctatattattactattatcgttatctttatggttgttattattgattatattaatgtgtctgtgtgcatttaattgttattagccttatttccgttattattatcattaccatcattattactaatatgtgcatttaattgttattacttttatcattgttattattattatcattatcattactactgctattactattattattgttataaccatcagTATCAACATtacttatatcaatatcaatatcatcatcgccattatcattatcattgttaccgtaGTGACGAAATGGAGCCCAAACCCCTGTCCACACTCACGCAACACGGCCTGAGTCCACTACCAAATATATCATGCACAATACACTCACAGCCAACGCGCATTGCATGTCTCTCAGCAGAACAACAAACTGTAGCTGCATAAAAGGCCGATATATTGATCAGAGAGTCTAGACACCAAAGCATCACATATTCTTCAGTTTCACTTAACCGATATTGAATACGACCAAACAATAAGCTATTTGGTCTCTTACTCAACTAACGCCACAGAAGCAATACAGGAGGTGATGTCATCGGCGCTACGAAGGTCTTCATTGATTTATGggctgttttcttttgtttcttgatCTTCTACTTCCGCTTATCCTGACTGCGTCTGATGTAATGGTGTTATTTacgattatatgttatataaatcataaacactcacacaacgcgcgcgcgcacacacacacacacacaaacacacacacacacacacacacacacacacacacacacacacacatatgatgaaATGTGCATTTAATTATACTTGTAAATGCCTAATCATGCTAAACGAAGGAGGGCGGCtgggacaaggagaaagaaaaagaaagggaaaatgcatTAGATTTATATGATAaaacttattaacattattatgattacaatcacAATTATCGCAAGAAGTATCACCGgtcttatcagttttatcatcattatattttccttattcctcgtttcatctatttctctcccttttctccgttTGCCTTTGCTTATCCTGGTAGTACCGACAATCATTATGCACACAAATTCAGCTGTTAGATTCCTGCCACGAACTTAACCTGTTAACACGAAGAATGCAAAACCGGTAGCCTTTCCCGCGTAGTAGGAATATCCGAGCTATATTTTATGACTTAGCACTGTATTCTTTCATAACATCTTGACGTCCAGCTTAACCCCTGGGTCATGTTAGAGGGAGGCGAGAGTGTGAGTGTTATGTGTACTAATATTGGTTAAATTCGTTGTGTATTTTTCAGGGTAGAAGCCTATTTTCTTTGTAATCTTATATGTTCTCGTATTTTATGAAATGGAGGAGTAACTGCTGTAGTATGCaggatatattattattttctttcagtaATGGAGGAGTAGTCAGTCCTCGAGTATGATGGGCGACCCGTCATACCAGAGGACTGACCGCTCCTCCACTACGTACATGCTCTATGTTGTGGTTTATGAGTGTTAACCTGAATGTATGGATGaccataatcacacacacacacacacacacgcacacacacacacacacacacacacacacacacatatatatatatatatattcacataaatatatatgtatatgtatgtatatatatagatagataaatagacacacacacacacacacacacacacacacacacatatatatatatgtatatatatgtatgtatatgtataaagtatatatatatatatatatatatatatatacacacacacatatatacacatacatatatgtctatatatgtctatatatatatatatatatatatatatatatatatatatatatatatatatatatatatatgcatattcaaatatacgtacatacatacattcaaacacacacacacacgcacataagcacatacattgTGAGTGTGAGGGCGGTAATGTGACTAAGAGTGCGTCTGCGTAATCGCTTATGTCATGAATGAGGAAAGCAAAATATTACTGATGCGAAGTGAATGCAAATGTGCAAATGATCTCAGCCTGTCCTGTTTGCAAAGGAGCGCCTGCGTATTCCGTTCAGCTTCCCCCCTCGCCGGTGGCCGCTACTTCAAACAGGCTTTAAAACAAAGGCTCTCACTGCCGCCTTATATCGCATGCACCCTTGAGTAACTCGCCTGGTGAGTCAACGCGTCGGCTCCTGAAGGGGCGGTCACTTCCGTTCTCGCCCGTTTTGACAGAAGAACTTGCAGTCAGAGTCCGTGCTTTAGCGGCGCCGTCGGGACGCCCGTTGCCCAGCCTCGGAGGTCTTCGAGACGTGGGTCGTGGTCGTAAGAGTACTGGCCAAAGGCTTCCACAGGGCTTTACAGTTTTTCAGCCTTTTCCGTTTTATATGAATGATGTTTTCAATGGTTCGTCTACTCACAAGATGATTTTATTGTAATGAATCAATTTTCACAATTTCGTGTTTCTGTTGCATGACATTTGTAGTTGATTACATATGTAACTGTAAGAAAATGATTAACGCTAAGGTTGGTTTGTTTATATCATATTCAAATATCACTTACATAATGAGGAATGACGTTAAATATTACTGTATTTTATCGATAAATTATGGGCAAGCACGTTTTTCACACAAGGTGTGGTGAATAACACTAAATGCAATTTGAGATCTATGAAGCATTGCACGAAATCTCACCAAAACATTTGTCTTtcatcattagaagtagtaatagtaataatggcttttgtacttttactttttacatcTACATGGAGTATAACCCTACTCGTTCCATCAAGTAAACCAGGAACAGGAAGATAATTCTAAAAACTGTACTTCAGTACTAAGTGAAAATCGCATAATGAATAATCGATTCCCACGTAGGGAACTCATCTTCATTTTCGTACTaattttcaataatgataataaatacctcTTCTCACTGACGCTTCTTGAAAACACCCATAACAGTCCACCCCTAAACCAGCGGCAACTTCCCGCCACCTTTAACCGACAGCTGCTCCTAACCTTTCGACCGCAGGAACGTCTGTAGTGCGGGTGTCTCTTGACCGCGGAAGTCttataaaacaaacaagagaaaaaaaggtattagCCAATCCATTTCTTCGCTTACGCCTTTGTTTAGGCTCGTGGTCTTTCAACAACTCATGATAGAGCCCGTAACTTGAAGCCCCTGAGTCTGGACAGTAATGAACAGACCACTTTGTTTTGTTaaccttttattatttatatgtgtacgaaGTGCATATATAATTCCGCCCACGTGCTTGCGTGTCATATGAATAGCAAGAGGCAGGACGGATGGCtgtatggaaggagagagagagagagagagagagagagagagagagagagagagagagagagagagagagagagagagagagagagagagagagagagagggatggatagttggatagttggacagatgaatagatggatagatagatagatacacacacacacacacacgcagagagagagagagagagagagagagagagagagagagagagagagagagagagagagggagagagagagagagagagagagagagagagagagagagagagagagagagagagagagagagagagagagagaggttgggatgAATACTTGTATAGgcttcatgtatacacacacacacacacgcacatatatatatatatatatatatatatatatatatatgtgtgtgtgtgtgtgtgtgtgtgtgtgtgtgtgtgtttgtgtgtgtgtgtatgtgtgagtgtgtgtggtgtgtggtgtgtgtgtgtgtgtgtgtgtgtgtgtgtgtgtgtgtgtgtgtgtgtgtgtgtgtgtgtgtgtgtgtgtgtgttcgtgtgtaaatatgtatatgtatatatacatatatgtaaatatgtatatatacatatgtaggggGCCGCCGTGGTGGAGTGGTAACAAGCAAGGCTGGGGACCATGAGGTTTGGTAACCCAACTCGTGAGTTCGAATCCTGACGTAGGCTCCcagattaaaaggaagggcatccactccgGGTAACGGTCTCCACGAAAACCGAACCAAACAATAAATCAGTCATcagtctataaatatacatacatatatatatatatatatatttatatatatatacacacacatatatatatatatatatatatatatatatatatatatatatatttgcttatttatacatttctttcatgtatttattaattttcttcgaGTAATATCTATCACAGCATTAAATTGTATTTGCACACACTTTTGCATTATGGTGATCAAAGTTCCACGAATTTCCCGCAACCACAAGCAAACCACAATAACACGAGCATCCTTTCCAGCTGCTTGCGGGAGATCCTTTTGTTACAACAGAGGGCGCTGCGTCTTCAACCGCTGCATGTGTCCGCCTGGCTTCTACGGGTCCCGCTGCCAGTTCGGTGGGTTTTCATTTTCGTTCAGGTTGTCGTTGGTTATAGGTAAAAGAGAGGGACTAGTTTGTCATGTGAATGCCTGtcttaatctttatttttgtgaaatcaGTCGTAAATAGAACGAACAGaaatctaactatccatctagcCACCTATAtacctgatacacacacacacacacacacacacacacacatatatgcatatatatatatatatgcatatatatatatatatacacatatacacattatatatatatgcatatatatgtatatatatatatatatgcatacatatgtatgtctgtatatatgtatttgtatatttatacacacatacacaaacacacacacaaacacacacacacacacacacacacacacacacacacacacacacacacacacacacacacacacacacacacatatatatatgtgtatgtatatatacatatatacacacagtatatatatatatataaaatatatatatatatatacatatattataaataggtgACATAATCAGAATACTTGTATATAGACTAAAATGCTTGCCACTATTCTGTACGCGGACCAGGCGCAGGCGCGTGCGGGGGCAGCGGCTGTGAGCAGGAGTGCGGCAGCCCCGATTCTGCGGGAGGAGCCGCCTGTGCGTGCAGGCCTGGGTGAGTAGTGAATTAGCCATTTGCCAGGCGCATCCCAAAGATAAACACCCATTTaggtatatatgtctctctgtgtatTACCCATTCAGAGCAAAATAAGCACAAGCCCTTCTTAAGATCCCTGAATGAAACTCCCCTCCCTTGCCTGCAGGTACACCCTGAGCCGCGATGGGCGGCGCTGCGAGGCCGCGGATCCCTGCCAGCTCGACAACGGCGGCTGTCAGCACCGGTGCGAGGTGTCCGACGGCCAGGCGCGGTGCTCGTGTCCGGAGGGCATGAGGCTGAGCGACGACCAGCGCACCTGCACCGACGAGGACGAGTGCCAGACGCCCGGCATCTGCAGCCACCAGTGCCGCAACACCTGGGGCTCCTACACCTGCCTGTGCAATTCCGGTTACCAGCTGGGCACCGACCACAAGTCCTGCTACAGTAAGGAACTCTCTATGACGACCACATCTCTTAAAATATGCAGCACTTTTATCTGCTCATAgctttttcaaaaaaatatatagttaattTAAATGTTTTAATCAACATGTCTCTCCATAGCATATATTGTGAGAGTATGCAAATGACagattttcatcatgattattgcatACAGAAATTAAGCTGTCTAGCAAACATTCATATCACCCGAAATTTGGTTCGTCTGGTTAAAACATTTGAGATCCGTTTAATAGTCTGTAGTTAAAAGAGCGGTTTTTAACCATGACATAATCCTAATTAGCATTTCACAGCGCGTCATGAACAGATACTAATCCTTTAACCAGGAATATTATGATATGTTAGATACGtgactcttctcttttccttcagtGATAGACATGGAGGTGATTAACTCCTGTCTGGAGAACAACGGCGGGTGCGAACACATGTGCCGCCACGCATCAGGTGGCGCCGTGTGCAGCTGTCATGTTGGCTACCTGCTTCAGCCTGACCAGAGATCCTGTCAGGTGAGGAATCCTAAATTTCTCCCGATAGCGCATGTCTTTTATTAACTCTATCGAAATTCCTACTGTTTACTCTATCTTCTAGGACAACAACGAATGCGAGTCGGGCAGCCACCGGTGCGAACAACAGTGCGTCAATACCCCCGGGGGCTACGCGTGTGCTTGCAGGCAGGGATATACTCTCAACATTGACGGCTTCGCCTGTGACGGTTTGTGAAATGATCCTGTTGTAATCAATCTGATATGTAAACAATTATAACCCGTATTTGCCAGCGAACATAGTGTTTCACTGTGGTTCATAACGATGCCTGATCCCTAGATGTGGATGAATGCGCACAGGAGAACGGGGGATGTGAACACGAATGCAAGAACACCCCAGGCTCTTTCAGGTGCTCTTGCAGGAGAGGGTACCTGCTCGTTGATCTTACACACTGCGACAGTAAGTGGTTCTATGCTCTCAGTGACTTACTTGTTTAAGCAAAAGCTGATTCTGTAAAGAACCGTTTAATATAATGATTTATGCAATGTTAGATAAGGATACTCAGTGCGGTTATCTAATCTGCTTCCAAAGCAGGTTCCAGACTAATATAAAGTCACCAATAAACAGTAGTCTCTCAAGAAAGCATTTTGAGCTAAATATTATCAGAGGACGTTCATCTCCAGCTTCACttattatccatatatttttttttttatcatggatTTATATATCATAAGAAGGTGTCACTATTTCCTTAATGGCAACTTAAGACAAACAGAACTCGCTGAGAGAGTGAAGCTTCGAAAACAGAACTTTTGACCGCAACTGTACCTCTGTATTTTCGTGTCTTCAGTGATAGACTACGACTACGCCAGCAACGAATTGGAGGCGAGAATCACACAACTTGAAGACGACAGCGAAGGGGACACGACTCCTCCAGAACTCGACGAATTTGACACCATTACGTACGCAGAGCAGGCAAAGGTGGACAACATCATTACCCGTGAGTTTGGGATTGATCGTCTTTTTGTCCATccctttcttttctgtgtgtgtgaatggtctGTGAAGTTTTGTTCTTTATTCTTGATTTGTCTTGTTTCTGACATATACAATCATGAAAGTACCTCTGTTACACAGAAAGTATAATAAAAGTTAGAAGATATATGTCATGACTCAACAACACAAGCATATACCAGAACACCCTATCCTCTCTGTAGGTTGCGTCCCAGGCCACTTCGGATCCGACTGCGAACTGACCTGCAGCGACTGCCCCGGCGAATGCGACCCGGAGGCGGGGGGATGCGTGTGCCAAGCGGGGAAAACCGGGCCGACCTGTGACCTGCCTTGCCCCGAAGGCTTCTACGGCGTTGGATGTAACGAGGTAGAGGCCTTCGATTTAGATCTGGTGTCAGTCTGAGTAGATATTCCAGAAGATGTCGTGTTTCGAGGATTTACGTACATAcgcatgcacgtatgtgtgtatgtgtgtgtgtgtgtgtgtgtgtgtgtgtgtgtgtgtgtgtgtgtgtgtgtgtgtgtgtgtgtgtgtgtgtgtgtgtgtgagtgagtgagtgtatgtgtgtgtgtgtgtgtgtgtgtgtgtgtgtgtgtgtgtgtgtgtgtgtgtgtgtgtgtgtgtgtgtgtctgaatgtttaCATCTGTGTTTGCTCGTGTTATAGCCAGAACGCTAGCCACAGAAACAGAATGATGCACAAGGACATAGTTACATAAATGTGTATCTTCACTTATATGCAGTACTTATAAAAGTTGAcatgaaaatagaataacatcACAAAATAATTTTCAGAACTACCCTCACATGCGTTAGCACAATCACGACACCATTCACATAACACAAAAGCCACGTATAATTTCCGCTTCCCAGGTATGCAGGTGTGAGAACGGCGGAACCTGCGAGGCTGTGAACGGAGACTGCATTTGCCCCCCGGGCGTCTCTGGCAAGTTCTGTGAAGACGGCTGCCCTGCTGGTAAGTGGTGTCAGcaaatataaaaacatgtgtTTTCAATGTTTTTACTGATTGTGAGAATGTATTTAGATGTTTTAAGTTTCTACTTATTGGGGGACAATTTGTGGAAATAAATAATTACGCAATATTTTATAGCCTTGGTCTCTCACTTTTGCAATTATTTATTCCCAtaaatgactgaaaaaaaaaaaaccattcaaCCAATGacactttcttcatttcttcccatCAGGTTATTACGGCGAAAAGTGCGACGGCGATGCCCCATGATGTGCCCCTCGATGCGTTGCAACAGGGTCTTTGGCTTCTGCGAGTGCAATCCAGGTCGCTTCGGGCCCAAGTGCAACATGCCGTGCCCTGCGATGACCTGGGGTGCCAACTGCCGCCACCCTTGCAAGTGCCAATTGCAGAACACCGCGCGCTGCCATCCCGAGGTGCGCTTCACTTTTTGCAATGATGGCAGTGCATATTCttttatgtataacatataactATGTAGCCGGAATTAAAAAGATTCCGTGATTCATCATCCTGTTCatttacaataattttttttacatcatttgtCAGTATTCATAATCTtagttttatacattttttttttttttttgtgtgtaatccGGCACTGatgttttacttattcatatttttttacatcCACTTTTTACTTTCCAAAACCATACCTTTGCACACgcattatccatttattttctctctttttatacattATCCATtggaatcgccccccccccctccccccagagcGGCGTGTGTGAGTGCCAGCCCGGCTTCGTGGGCGCCGA harbors:
- the LOC125043529 gene encoding multiple epidermal growth factor-like domains protein 6 isoform X2 yields the protein MDVKKRLVVVMVLVATLLPSSTAASHELQRGMPNVCEYQREETIEVRVPRVRAFTAAVRVYRPGCFLNIPSCITHERRTQYKTVPHFEEEVVTLRIFRCCPGWSTKPVDVEKGGKRHADDEEDNSYSTGCFIREEGANDTGEVIHEGKVYRLRDGGAEEEEDPANSTSEEELILPKFTLTTIIDDEDADDNGTSHSSADDATKAEQSDASSSPRPFHHRRRHARHRQRPAPSEAPSLDALPKYHPLHRRRHQFRGDHHHRRHHRHRAPTSRDEDVEANTTIITDYNANARRQRSHKKDEGFDAYSYTIILTEGKKGGRQNQDDRRPQAGHRAEHASRVGEVVEAGTGRVYAACGRSFCYNRGRCVFNRCMCPPGFYGSRCQFGAGACGGSGCEQECGSPDSAGGAACACRPGYTLSRDGRRCEAADPCQLDNGGCQHRCEVSDGQARCSCPEGMRLSDDQRTCTDEDECQTPGICSHQCRNTWGSYTCLCNSGYQLGTDHKSCYMIDMEVINSCLENNGGCEHMCRHASGGAVCSCHVGYLLQPDQRSCQDNNECESGSHRCEQQCVNTPGGYACACRQGYTLNIDGFACDDVDECAQENGGCEHECKNTPGSFRCSCRRGYLLVDLTHCDMIDYDYASNELEARITQLEDDSEGDTTPPELDEFDTITYAEQAKVDNIITRCVPGHFGSDCELTCSDCPGECDPEAGGCVCQAGKTGPTCDLPCPEGFYGVGCNEVCRCENGGTCEAVNGDCICPPGVSGKFCEDGCPAGYYGEKCDGDAP